TGACAATAATTTgttcattttatattttaaacttttaagGGTGCTGAATTGTTGTGTATATTGTTGTAGAAGTCATGGCACTTCAACAGAGGCTCAAGGCCCAACTTACAGTGTTTACAACCCTTTTTCCcttgtgtgtataaatatatatatattttattaaccAGTTAGTCTCAGCCATCACATGTTTAaacttgttttgtctttgtcttttagGCGGAGGATAATACCAAACCAGCAGAGCCAGTAAAAGAGGCCAAAGAACACTTTCCCCCCTCTGACCCCCAGTTCCTCCTAACGGACGCCATCTTTGAAACGGTTACCATTggaactcttcctcctctgcacttcCTCAACGAGACCGTTTTTGAGAAGACGGCCTTGGAAAGAGAGGATAAGGAGAACATTCTTTTTCGtacagtggaggagaggtctGATCTCATATCTGGCGTGTATGAGGGAGGACTAAAGGTGTGGGAGTGCACGTACGACCTTCTGGAGCTGCTTGAGAAAGATGGAGAAACCTTTGGGGGGAAGGCTGTTTTGGATTTGGGTTGTGGTGCGGGGTTGTTGGGACTGTTGGCTCTGAAGAGAGGAGCCAGACAGGTCCACTTCCAAGATTACAACAGTACAGTCATTGAACAGCTTACCGTGCCAAATGTAATGCTAAACTGCCAAGAGGATGATGAAGTAGATAGCGAAGACGACGAGGAAAGGAGGGCCAAGGGGAAAATACAGGAGGAAGATGGTTGTAAAAAGGAGGTGAACATGAAGGAGGAGTTAAAGGACAGCAACCCACCTCCCAAGAAAAGAGCGCTAGACCTATCCCAGCACCCATTACTGACCAAGTGTCAGTTTATCTCTGGTGACTGGAGCACATTTCTTGCTTTGGTTCAAAAGACGGACCCACCACCCAAATATGACATTATATTCACATCAGAGACTATCTACAACACTGCATACTACCCCGTGCTACACGAGACACTCCACAATCTGCTGGCACCAGATGGATTGGTCTACCTTGCCACCAAATCCCATTACTTTGGTGTAGGTGGTGGACTCCACCTGTTTGAGACTTTTGTTGAGCAGCAGGGTATTTTCTCTCTGGACCACCTGTGGGACAGCAAAGAAGGACTTCAGAGACATGTCGTAGTGCTGCGTTTTAAAAAGACAACGGGCACTTGAGTATCAGACCGTTGAAACTCACATGTATGTGTggtaaaacaagaaaaaaactgtaataaaaaatgcTGTCTCATCTGCCTTGCACTCTTTGGTTACCTACACCTTCTTTCACTTCCTATATAGACATTTGAATATGTCTGCCAGTAACTGAAGTGCAGTTGAAAGGGGCTGTTACAGGTCTTTAGATGCATggggaggaaagaaaggaaatgGGCTCAGTGACCTTTGCgagtgatttccccagtgttcAAACACCAGCATGAAAGCCAGGCTTGTTTCTGAAGTCCAGCACAAAATGTCAATTGCAACTTATCCCACCAGCCCAAGGATGTAGTTTGAAAGTGGATTCTAGAGTCACTGCACATCAATGGTAGGACTCTATGGGGTCTCTGTACCTTATTTCAGTGAAATTTACTACATAATCTGGGCGTGTTTCATTGCAAAGCAAAAAGCAATCACGCCATGTGAGTAATGTACATCCTGGAAATATGCACAAATATGCATCCAGGTACGAGAAGGGAAGTGCAGTAATTTTTCCAACACTATGTGGAATccccttttttttgtccagCTCAAGGAAATCGATCGATTTAATCTAACAGGGCTTTTTCTGAGGAAGTATGCATCAAGTCCAGACTAGTTTCTCATATTAGGGTTGAGTAGATAAAGAGGATGAGGAAATCAGAAGGGTTTTTTATAGACACTGAACAATGAAACTGCTGGCTTGTTTAAAAACTGGTTTTGCCTAGCTGCCCCGCTCCTGTCTTGTCCAGTGTCTCTTCCCTGTCTTGTTTGCCATCACCAGAGAGCAAACAGTTACATTATAAAGGCTGCAATTTTCAGCCCACCACTATCAGACCTCTCAAATATTCACAATGAAGTGACCTCATTGTAAACATACCCATGACGCAAGTGTGATACACTGCCCTGCTGATAAATAATATTTagcaaagatttaaaaaaaaaacttttcgaGGAAACAGTGTCAACATGACTGCATTTAAACACCCACAGTGTGTGGACAGAGTTTCCAGTTGcttattttgtaaatatattgTAGTGCTGAGTACAGTTTCACTTATACACACATGAAATCACACCAAACATGGTTTCTGTTTGCATATGCCTGGCCGGCAAACTTCCAGTGTGTTCGCTTCGTCATCGTGTCTCATCTCGACAGCTGTTCAAGGCCTGTGGGGGAATTCCTGGTTCCTCCAGTCGACAC
This Parambassis ranga chromosome 15, fParRan2.1, whole genome shotgun sequence DNA region includes the following protein-coding sequences:
- the mettl18 gene encoding histidine protein methyltransferase 1 homolog yields the protein MSFCFNFDLPAQTTNSDDVDGNKLQNGKKDNAAKSAEDNTKPAEPVKEAKEHFPPSDPQFLLTDAIFETVTIGTLPPLHFLNETVFEKTALEREDKENILFRTVEERSDLISGVYEGGLKVWECTYDLLELLEKDGETFGGKAVLDLGCGAGLLGLLALKRGARQVHFQDYNSTVIEQLTVPNVMLNCQEDDEVDSEDDEERRAKGKIQEEDGCKKEVNMKEELKDSNPPPKKRALDLSQHPLLTKCQFISGDWSTFLALVQKTDPPPKYDIIFTSETIYNTAYYPVLHETLHNLLAPDGLVYLATKSHYFGVGGGLHLFETFVEQQGIFSLDHLWDSKEGLQRHVVVLRFKKTTGT